One window of the Spea bombifrons isolate aSpeBom1 chromosome 8, aSpeBom1.2.pri, whole genome shotgun sequence genome contains the following:
- the CLIC1 gene encoding chloride intracellular channel protein 1: MSDQPQVELFVKAGSDGQSIGNCPFSQRLFMVLWLKGVTFNVTTVDMKRKPEILKDLAPGAQPPFLVYGEEVRTDTNKIEEFLEETLSPPKYPRLAAKNPESNTAGLDVFAKFSAYIKNPNPALNQTLEKGLLKALRILDNYLNSPHPDEIDENSAEDETVSHRKFLDGDELTLADCNLLPKLHIVQVVCEKYRGFKIPTEFSGIHRYLRNAYEREEFASTCPATGEIELAYAQVAKPLK, translated from the exons GCTGGCAGTGATGGGCAGAGCATCGGAAACTGTCCCTTTTCTCAGAGGCTTTTCATGGTGCTCTGGTTGAAAGGCGTTACGTTTAATGTCACCACTGTGGATATGAAGAG GAAGCCGGAAATCTTGAAGGATCTTGCTCCTGGTGCGCAGCCTCCGTTCCTGGTGTACGGTGAGGAGGTCAGAACAGATACCAACAAGATAGAAGAGTTCCTCGAGGAGACTCTGAGCCCCCCAAA ATACCCCAGGCTGGCCGCCAAGAACCCAGAGTCCAACACCGCCGGGCTAGATGTCTTCGCCAAATTCTCTGCCTACATCAAGAACCCAAATCCTGCACTCAACCAGA CTCTGGAGAAAGGTCTGCTGAAGGCTCTGAGGATCCTGGATAATTATCTGAACTCGCCCCATCCGGATGAGATCGATGAGAACTCTGCGGAGGATGAGACCGTTTCACATCGCAAATTCCTGGACGGGGATGAGTTGACGCTGGCGGACTGTAACCTGCTGCCAAAGCTTCACATAGTTCAG GTGGTTTGCGAGAAGTATCGGGGGTTTAAAATCCCAACAGAGTTCTCTGGTATCCACCGCTATCTCCGAAATGCCTACGAGCGCGAAGAATTCGCCAGCACCTGCCCAGCAACCGGCGAAATCGAACTTGCGTACGCCCAAGTGGCTAAACCTCTTAAATAA
- the LOC128503086 gene encoding CD59 glycoprotein-like: MNPITVIASLMLLIQSGEALRCYTCLFPTIAPMECIKFPVTCPPSEKCLISTATGKRGNFQFVLKERSCTVSSLCGTSGEKNTLGINVTFHNTCCETDLCNSGTSGKATMIIAVLPLLLLLLA, from the exons ATGAATCCCATCACCGTCATCGCATCTTTAATGCTGCTGATACAGAGCG GGGAAGCCCTGAGATGTTACACGTGTCTCTTCCCGACCATCGCTCCCATGGAGTGCATAAAGTTCCCGGTCACCTGCCCTCCCTCCGAAAAGTGTCTGATCTCCACCGCCACCGGGAAAAGAG GTAACTTCCAGTTCGTGCTGAAGGAGAGAAGCTGTACCGTAAGCAGTCTCTGCGGCACCAGCGGCGAGAAAAACACGCTGGGCATCAACGTCACGTTCCACAACACGTGCTGCGAAACTGACCTCTGCAATTCTGGAACATCTGGAAAGGCCACGATGATTATCGCAGTTCTACCCCTTCTGCTCCTGCTTCTGGCGTAG
- the LOC128503030 gene encoding CCN family member 3-like: MDPQSVICFMLLLVKYGAAETEVTATHAQGCPAVCECPAVISRCPTGSHRVLDGCGCGCQVCAQALDAPCDGLRPCDPAHNLTCDYFLGQNHQEGVCKVLRKRRSCFPNGTEILHGQRFQDGCTGSCVCHDGQVGCVSLCPPYQPAAVPGCREMVYEAVPGQCCKRWKCKKYDSADNLLPKRELFHPNSNKVINKTPAAGKRSRKIPDREHGMALNSSSVCKKPPTEWTPCSRLCGFGVSVRIQFEAESCTPRAERRLCMIRPCREEYGAVNYTLLKTTKVCNRVVRWTQPQHLHHRECHTLRPLSPKFCGGCSDGRVCTPSLTETRSVVFQCPHGNRRVKRKIMWVLKCRCGRPEGKKGERRMEKAEGRVDTEEEDVRNEIEAGG; the protein is encoded by the exons ATGGATCCGCAGAGTGTGATTTGTTTCATGTTACTGCTCGTTAAATACGGGGCCGCGGAGACGGAGGTGACGGCGACGCACGCTCAG GGTTGTCCTGCGGTGTGCGAATGCCCCGCTGTGATCTCCAGATGCCCCACGGGAAGTCACCGGGTCCTGGACGGCTGTGGATGCGGGTGTCAGGTTTGTGCGCAGGCCCTGGACGCGCCGTGTGATGGACTCAGACCCTGCGATCCGGCTCACAACCTGACTTGTGATTATTTCTTGGGCCAGAACCATCAAGAAGGAGTCTGCAAAG TCCTCAGAAAGCGTCGCTCCTGTTTCCCCAACGGCACGGAGATTCTGCACGGCCAGCGATTCCAGGACGGCTGCACGGGGTCCTGCGTGTGCCACGACGGGCAGGTCGGCTGCGTCTCGCTGTGCCCCCCCTACCAGCCGGCCGCCGTTCCCGGCTGCAGGGAAATGGTTTATGAAGCCG TTCCAGGTCAATGCTGCAAACGCTGGAAATGCAAAAAATACGACTCTGCAGACAATCTTTTACCCAAACGGGAACTTTTCCACCCAAACAGCAACAAGGTGATTAATAAAACTCCAGCGGCAGGAAAGAGGAGCAGAAAGATTCCCGACAGAG AGCATGGAATGGCATTGAACAGCTCCTCTGTATGCAAAAAGCCCCCCACAGAGTGGACCCCCTGTTCACGGCTCTGTGGATTTGGGGTCTCAGTAAGGATACAGTTTGAGGCCGAGAGCTGCACCCCACGAGCAGAGAGGAGACTGTGTATGATAAGACCATGCAGGGAGGAGTATGGCGCCGTCAACTACACG CTCCTGAAGACCACCAAAGTTTGTAATCGTGTTGTGCGATGGACACAACCGCAGCATCTTCATCACCGGGAATGCCACACACTGCGTCCTCTGAGCCCCAAGTTCTGTGGGGGGTGCTCGGACGGGCGTGTGTGCACCCCCTCGCTGACCGAGACCCGCTCTGTGGTCTTTCAGTGTCCCCACGGGAACCGCAGGGTCAAACGGAAGATAATGTGGGTGCTGAAATGCCGTTGTGGTAGGCCAGAGGGGAAGAAAGGAGAAAGGAGGATGGAGAAAGCGGAGGGAAGGGTAGACACTGAAGAAGAAGACGTAAGAAATGAGATAGAGGCGGGTGGATAA
- the DDAH2 gene encoding N(G),N(G)-dimethylarginine dimethylaminohydrolase 2 has product MVGRGADDADGGWGAAGVGGRGKGGAAVSVTLRSLRFGDKDASRAREMAGRYTHAVVRGVPSSMAQEGDGQVDLARAQRESGVYCGILRQKLGLQVVELPPNEELPRGQLTGDMAVVIADTALITRPSVPARRKETDGLQKLFEELKFRVCEVTDESAALDASDILFTGTEIFVGVSKWTNLRGAEMVAKTYQDYAVSTIPVSGDLHLKSFCSMGGPDTLIIGSSDAARKALKMMEQLTDHHYETLTVPDDPAANCIYARVGPKSNVLVHRSAEEFPDSAQVFQKLTDYTLVPASCTEVSKIGGCLTACAILINRKLDI; this is encoded by the exons ATGGTGGGGAGGGGAGCTGATGATGCTGATGGGGGGTGGGGAGCCGCTGGGGTAGGAGGGAGGGGTAAGGGGGGTGCAGCAGTCTCGGTGACCCTTCGCTCTCTGCGGTTTGGGGACAAGGACGCGTCACGTGCCCGCG AGATGGCTGGCCGATACACCCACGCCGTGGTCCGGGGGGTTCCCTCCTCCATGGCGCAGGAGGGGGACGGGCAGGTGGACCTGGCGAGGGCGCAGCGGGAGAGCGGAGTGTACTGCGGCATCTTGAGGCAGAAGCTGGGGCTGCAGGTGGTGGAGCTTCCCCCCAACGAGGAGCTGCCGCGGGGGCAGCTGACGGGGGACATGGCGGTGGTGATCGCGGACACCGCCCTGATCACGCGCCCGTCGGTCCCCGCCAGGAGGAAAGAG ACGGACGGGTTACAGAAGCTGTTCGAGGAGCTGAAATTCCGGGTGTGCGAGGTCACCGACGAGAGCGCCGCGCTGGACGCCAGCGACATCCTCTTCACGG GAACAGAGATATTTGTGGGTGTGTCGAAATGGACCAACCTCCGAGGGGCAGAAATGGTGGCAAAAACCTACCAG GATTACGCCGTCTCCACGATTCCAGTATCGGGGGATTTGCACCTCAAGAGTTTCTGCAGCATGGGGGGTCCCGATACTCTAATCATAGGGAGCAGCGACGCCGCCCGCAAGGCCCTGAAG ATGATGGAGCAGCTGACCGATCACCATTACGAGACCCTCACCGTTCCTGACGACCCCGCCGCTAACTGCATCTACGCCCGCGTCGGCCCCAAATCCAACGTCCTCGTTCACCGCAGTGCGGAGGAATTCCCTGACAGTGCGCAG GTCTTCCAGAAGCTTACGGATTACACGCTGGTGCCGGCTTCGTGCACAGAGGTGTCCAAGATCGGCGGCTGTCTGACGGCTTGCGCTATACTGATAAACCGCAAGCTGGACATTTGA
- the LOC128502675 gene encoding uncharacterized protein LOC128502675 isoform X2 — MLLTLILVLSIPACCGTEGCSSHQSPPPSLDLVLNDAANALICSLCQTKALPKKKVTFSWSLNGVILRSKKESLPNAIYNLDPAKPRNHGRWRCSVAEFPQISAEYLLTPSQAAQPGETDNSERASSGVTQTVVISVTVTVVILIVLIVTGTASACYAMELSRTESVRQRRAEDKKTSSEEDLRSRALSEEIKGDSDNVSYVELQLHQKPRPPLPRNTCGTVYASIM, encoded by the exons ATGCTGCTCACACTTATACTGGTGCTGAGTATACCGGCATGCTGCGGCACGGAAG GATGTTCATCTCACCAGTCTCCGCCGCCGTCACTGGACTTGGTGCTGAACGACGCCGCGAACGCCCTCATATGCAGCCTGTGCCAGACCAAGGCGCTGCCCAAGAAGAAAGTCACGTTCAGCTGGTCATTAAACGGGGTCATTCTGCGATCCAAAAAGGAGAGCCTTCCTAACGCCATCTACAACCTGGACCCCGCGAAGCCGAGAAACCACGGCCGCTGGAGGTGCTCAGTGGCAGAATTCCCGCAAATCAGTGCCGAGTATCTCCTGACACCATCGCAAGCTGCCCAGCCGGGAGAGACGGACAACAGTGAGA GGGCGAGCAGTGGCGTCACGCAGACGGTGGTGATCAGCGTCACGGTCACCGTGGTTATTCTCATCGTACTGATCGTTACCGGCACCGCCTCGGCCTGCTACGCGATGGAACTGAGCAG AACCGAGTCGGTCCGGCAGAGGAGAGCTGAAG ATAAAAAGACTTCCTCAGAAGAGGATTTACGGAGCCGAGCGCTGAGCGAGGAGATAAAG GGGGACTCTGACAACGTGTCCTACGTGGAGCTGCAGCTGCACCAAAAGCCCCGCCCCCCACTCCCCAGGAACACGTGCGGCACCGTGTACGCTAGCATCATGTGA
- the LOC128502675 gene encoding uncharacterized protein LOC128502675 isoform X1 has protein sequence MRVRGIPKASARPIFIIAVSLHQTVFLPPSLTSGCSSHQSPPPSLDLVLNDAANALICSLCQTKALPKKKVTFSWSLNGVILRSKKESLPNAIYNLDPAKPRNHGRWRCSVAEFPQISAEYLLTPSQAAQPGETDNSERASSGVTQTVVISVTVTVVILIVLIVTGTASACYAMELSRTESVRQRRAEDKKTSSEEDLRSRALSEEIKGDSDNVSYVELQLHQKPRPPLPRNTCGTVYASIM, from the exons ATGAGAGTGAGGGGTATTCCGAAGGCTTCTGCCCGTCCTATTTTCATTATTGCTGTCTCCTTGCACCAAACTGTTTTTCTGCCTCCTTCCCTGACGTCAGGATGTTCATCTCACCAGTCTCCGCCGCCGTCACTGGACTTGGTGCTGAACGACGCCGCGAACGCCCTCATATGCAGCCTGTGCCAGACCAAGGCGCTGCCCAAGAAGAAAGTCACGTTCAGCTGGTCATTAAACGGGGTCATTCTGCGATCCAAAAAGGAGAGCCTTCCTAACGCCATCTACAACCTGGACCCCGCGAAGCCGAGAAACCACGGCCGCTGGAGGTGCTCAGTGGCAGAATTCCCGCAAATCAGTGCCGAGTATCTCCTGACACCATCGCAAGCTGCCCAGCCGGGAGAGACGGACAACAGTGAGA GGGCGAGCAGTGGCGTCACGCAGACGGTGGTGATCAGCGTCACGGTCACCGTGGTTATTCTCATCGTACTGATCGTTACCGGCACCGCCTCGGCCTGCTACGCGATGGAACTGAGCAG AACCGAGTCGGTCCGGCAGAGGAGAGCTGAAG ATAAAAAGACTTCCTCAGAAGAGGATTTACGGAGCCGAGCGCTGAGCGAGGAGATAAAG GGGGACTCTGACAACGTGTCCTACGTGGAGCTGCAGCTGCACCAAAAGCCCCGCCCCCCACTCCCCAGGAACACGTGCGGCACCGTGTACGCTAGCATCATGTGA
- the LOC128503906 gene encoding uncharacterized protein LOC128503906: MAFGRRLLLLLGLFAFEAGQASDKPFVLMKHQNPRTGSKKTSYKKPLTFASNISNSTMSPYVNYCGFGVIGITKEAVVNVSIPQTGKSNTKVLSITTDSPTLSTVYYKINAVNGTTLMNPSGDPTNPSSSPETNGGPRSVIPSTPENGNPENESSFISSKSCKMEERIPELIVSVSVGTQPNQTQVYAVGLTDQLLTLTIEISTGFSVKPRLCASPNNSASVFIEFVSINTKNAEVTIGSWGYGQTATEASISHLNRLGNQYGKDLTHH, from the exons ATGGCGTTTGGGCGAAGGCTGCTGCTCCTTTTGGGTTTGTTTGCGTTCG AGGCCGGCCAAGCGTCGGATAAACCCTTTGTGTTGATGAAACACCAAAATCCTCGTACTGGTAGCAAGAAAACTTCTTACAAGAAGCCATTAACATTTGCCTCCAACATTTCCAACTCAACCATGTCGCCATATGTCAATTACTGCGGTTTCGGCGTCATAGGAATTACAAAAGAAGCGGTTGTCAATGTTTCCATACCACAAAccgggaagagtaacacaaagGTGCTGTCCATCACAACGGATTCACCCACATTATCTACAGTCTATTACAAGATAAATGCTGTGAACGGCACGACGTTGATGAACCCATCTGGAGATCCTACAAATCCTTCTTCTAGTCCTGAAACTAATGGCGGACCAAGATCGGTAATTCCTTCCACGCCGGAGAATGGAAACCCAGAGAATGAGTCTTCATTCATATCTAGTAAATCGTGCAAGATGGAAGAGAGGATTCCGGAACTGATCGTAAGTGTGTCGGTGGGAACCCAACCCAACCAGACCCAAGTCTACGCCGTCGGCTTGACCGATCAATTGCTGACGCTGACCATAGAAATCAGCACAGGATTCTCGGTGAAGCCTCGCCTATGTGCCAGCCCCAACAACTCTGCGTCGGTATTTATTGAGTTTGTCTCAATCAACACTAAGAATGCGGAGGTTACTATTGGATCCTGGGGATACGGCCAAACAGCCACAGAAGCCTCCATCTCA CACCTCAATCGTTTGGGCAACCAGTACGGCAAAGACCTCACTCATCACTAA